The following are from one region of the Phycisphaeraceae bacterium genome:
- a CDS encoding YifB family Mg chelatase-like AAA ATPase, which translates to MLARVQSFVLTGIDASPCEVEIDYSDIGLEKQQIVGLPDASVRESIERVRSAVMNSGYRFPMGKLLVSLAPADVRKEGAVYDLPIAVGSLIADGTIRPPTPVIQTRSRQRVGASSEHGDAADALLEAEYEGVDQRRYLLAGELALDGRLRPIKGALAMAMLARDKGMRGVILPADNAEEAAVVRGIEVYGVRSLSEVVGMLNGGLDAQPHPPVDVAELLQHASAPIDFAEVRGQEGVKRAITIACAGSHNLLMLGPAGTGKTMMAKAIAGVLPPMTPEEALEVTRIYSAVGAEVTSASGDHGRRGLVTARPVRSPHHTASIAAVVGGGPVPRPGEVSLAHRGVLFLDELPEFPRAVLETLRQPLEDDKVTISRASGKVTFPASFMLVAAMNPTAKGAAPGMNDSAGRRDMDRYLSRLSQPLIDRIDIHVEAPAVPWKELSAGASGGKRDDAPKGTSTAQIREKVLAARERQRTRQKGKSNSRLSGRELDTLAPLSEEAKTLLGQAISELGLSARAYDKVRRVSRTIADIEGSERVETHHVAEAVQYRLLDRKT; encoded by the coding sequence ATGCTGGCACGAGTGCAGAGTTTCGTCTTAACCGGGATAGACGCCTCTCCTTGCGAGGTCGAGATCGACTATTCCGACATCGGGCTCGAAAAACAACAGATCGTCGGCCTGCCCGACGCGAGCGTGCGAGAATCCATCGAGCGCGTGCGATCCGCCGTCATGAACAGCGGGTACCGCTTCCCGATGGGCAAACTGCTCGTCAGTCTCGCCCCCGCCGATGTGCGCAAAGAGGGCGCGGTCTACGACCTGCCCATCGCCGTCGGATCGCTCATCGCCGACGGCACGATCCGCCCGCCCACCCCCGTCATCCAGACGCGCTCGCGCCAGCGCGTGGGCGCGTCGTCCGAGCACGGCGACGCCGCCGACGCGCTCCTCGAAGCGGAGTACGAGGGCGTCGACCAGCGCCGCTATCTGCTCGCCGGGGAACTCGCGCTCGACGGGCGCCTGCGCCCGATCAAGGGCGCACTCGCGATGGCGATGCTCGCGCGCGACAAGGGCATGCGAGGCGTCATCCTCCCGGCCGACAACGCCGAAGAGGCCGCCGTCGTGCGAGGGATCGAGGTCTACGGCGTGCGCTCGCTCAGCGAGGTCGTCGGCATGCTCAACGGCGGGCTCGACGCGCAGCCCCACCCACCGGTCGATGTCGCGGAGCTCCTCCAGCACGCGAGCGCGCCGATCGACTTCGCCGAGGTGCGGGGGCAGGAGGGCGTGAAGCGCGCCATCACCATCGCGTGCGCCGGCTCGCACAACCTGCTGATGCTCGGGCCCGCCGGCACCGGCAAAACCATGATGGCCAAGGCCATCGCCGGCGTGCTGCCCCCGATGACCCCCGAAGAGGCGCTCGAAGTGACGCGCATCTATTCCGCCGTCGGCGCAGAGGTCACCAGCGCCAGCGGCGACCACGGGCGCCGCGGGCTCGTGACCGCCAGGCCGGTGCGCTCGCCGCACCACACCGCGAGCATCGCGGCGGTGGTGGGGGGCGGGCCCGTGCCGCGCCCGGGCGAGGTCTCGCTCGCGCACCGGGGCGTGCTGTTCCTTGATGAACTGCCCGAGTTCCCGCGCGCCGTGCTCGAGACGCTGCGCCAGCCCCTCGAAGACGACAAGGTCACCATCAGCCGCGCCAGCGGGAAGGTCACCTTCCCCGCGTCGTTCATGCTGGTGGCGGCGATGAACCCGACCGCCAAGGGCGCCGCCCCCGGGATGAACGACAGCGCCGGGCGGCGCGACATGGACCGCTACCTGTCTCGGCTCTCGCAGCCCCTGATCGATCGCATCGATATCCATGTGGAGGCGCCCGCCGTGCCCTGGAAGGAACTCTCCGCCGGCGCGAGCGGCGGGAAGCGCGACGACGCGCCCAAGGGCACGAGCACGGCGCAGATCCGCGAGAAGGTGCTGGCCGCGCGCGAACGCCAGCGCACGCGTCAGAAGGGCAAGAGCAACAGCCGTCTGTCAGGGCGCGAACTCGACACGCTCGCCCCCCTGTCCGAGGAAGCGAAAACCCTGCTGGGCCAGGCGATCAGCGAACTCGGGCTGTCGGCGCGCGCGTACGACAAGGTGCGCAGAGTGTCGCGCACGATCGCCGACATCGAGGGCTCCGAACGAGTCGAGACCCACCATGTGGCGGAGGCGGTGCAGTACAGGTTGCTGGATAGGAAGACTTGA
- a CDS encoding response regulator, translated as MPFGKDVLTTGEVAKVCNVAPRTVSKWFDSGQLKGYRIPGSKDRRIPISQLVRFMKEHGIPLNGLNTGQTRVLIVDDDGEVTATLKKILTEQANYEVETAASAFEAGLVCEKFKPHVLLLDLHIGENNDSRHVAQLVRRSEELQMTRVIAMSGKLTDGQAAQLKGQGFDTFLKKPFQIRQVVEAIEQASSIIH; from the coding sequence ATGCCGTTCGGCAAGGATGTGCTGACAACCGGTGAAGTCGCGAAGGTGTGCAATGTCGCACCCCGGACGGTTTCCAAGTGGTTCGACTCGGGCCAGCTCAAGGGGTACCGCATCCCCGGCTCGAAGGACCGCCGGATCCCGATCTCGCAACTCGTCCGGTTCATGAAGGAACACGGCATCCCGCTCAACGGCCTGAACACGGGCCAGACGCGAGTGCTGATCGTCGACGACGACGGCGAGGTCACCGCCACCCTCAAGAAGATCCTCACCGAGCAGGCCAACTACGAGGTCGAGACCGCCGCGTCCGCCTTCGAGGCAGGGCTCGTGTGCGAGAAGTTCAAGCCCCATGTCCTGCTGCTCGACCTGCACATCGGCGAGAACAACGACTCTCGCCATGTCGCCCAGCTCGTCCGGCGCTCGGAAGAGCTCCAGATGACCCGCGTCATCGCGATGAGCGGCAAGCTCACCGACGGCCAGGCCGCCCAGCTCAAGGGACAGGGCTTCGACACCTTCCTCAAGAAGCCCTTCCAGATCCGCCAGGTCGTCGAGGCCATCGAGCAGGCGTCGTCGATCATCCACTGA
- a CDS encoding SPOR domain-containing protein: protein MSSTPKFVTLSVLACLLAAGPSLVGCSSGADQGAIASNPRGFDGDASAAMITEYQAGRFSIAYRAATTAASRTTGPERERAILIAGLSAQALNQHDDAEQWLRQIERSADAEIAGRAKAGLGLLAMNRGDHARAAAMLTSAATQLKGDEAARASLFAGQSYEAMNRPERARTQYMIAQGVAQSPSLKSTITGQLASIGQHGYTVQLGAFASMENARIAVSRFSGQSQSAGMGTPRIVERKGIGGRPLYIVQAGSFRTQQEADTARAALGAATARSSFVAPAFASANE from the coding sequence ATGAGTTCCACGCCCAAGTTCGTCACCCTATCCGTGCTGGCGTGCCTGCTGGCCGCCGGCCCGTCGCTCGTCGGCTGCTCCTCGGGCGCCGACCAGGGGGCGATCGCCTCCAACCCGCGCGGGTTCGACGGCGACGCGTCCGCCGCGATGATCACCGAGTACCAGGCGGGTCGCTTCTCGATCGCCTATCGCGCCGCGACGACCGCCGCTTCTCGGACCACAGGCCCGGAGCGCGAGCGGGCGATCCTCATCGCCGGGCTCTCCGCCCAGGCCCTGAACCAGCACGACGACGCCGAGCAGTGGCTCCGCCAGATCGAGCGGTCCGCCGACGCCGAGATCGCCGGTCGCGCCAAGGCCGGGCTGGGCCTCCTGGCGATGAACCGGGGCGACCACGCCAGAGCGGCGGCCATGCTGACCTCCGCCGCGACCCAGCTCAAGGGCGACGAAGCGGCCCGCGCCAGTCTGTTCGCAGGGCAGTCGTACGAAGCGATGAACCGGCCTGAGCGTGCGCGCACCCAGTACATGATCGCGCAGGGCGTCGCCCAGAGCCCGTCGCTCAAGTCCACGATCACCGGCCAGCTCGCCTCGATCGGGCAGCACGGGTACACGGTGCAGCTGGGCGCGTTCGCGTCGATGGAGAACGCCCGGATCGCGGTGTCTCGCTTCTCGGGCCAGTCCCAGAGCGCTGGGATGGGCACGCCGCGGATCGTGGAGCGCAAGGGCATCGGGGGTCGCCCGCTGTACATCGTGCAGGCCGGTTCGTTCCGGACCCAGCAGGAAGCCGACACGGCGCGTGCCGCGCTCGGGGCCGCGACCGCCCGATCCTCGTTCGTCGCGCCCGCCTTCGCGTCGGCGAACGAATAA
- a CDS encoding AMP-binding protein yields the protein MSLHWPILRRLATHPLSVVAIDDFKKWRGIEILVAAFHIADALEDRCKTDTVGIMLPTSGLAPAAMLAGWILGKTVVPLNFLLRRDELQYVVENCETDTIVTVQPMLDYVATGGAIPTGVNYLKIEDLNMKRVPRPRWPSLRGVGKSEDDPAVLLYTSATSGRPKGVVLTHKNLGSNVAQCVEWADFDSSDSLVGVLPQCHSFGLTVLTLLPLTVGCKVIYSAKFVPANIVRLIREHRPTLFVAIPTMYGALLSVKQAKSDDFDSIKFLVSGGEPLPEAITSRFEERFGKRIAEGYGLTETSPVTNWCRPHEYKKHSVGRPIPGVRQRIVDMDTGRDLPPNADGEVRIAGPNIFGGYWKLPDDTRAAFDEQGWFRTGDMGRLDDDGHLYITGRIKEMLIIGGENVFPREIEEALNLHPSVEMSGVIGMRDDMRGEVPVAFVKLREGMSATEKELRQWCRERIANYKVPAQVRMMDDLPKGPTGKVLRRALKDYLVEPSFQEP from the coding sequence ATGAGTCTGCACTGGCCCATCCTCCGTCGGCTCGCCACCCACCCCCTCTCCGTGGTCGCGATCGACGACTTCAAGAAGTGGCGCGGCATCGAGATCCTCGTCGCCGCTTTCCACATCGCCGACGCCCTCGAAGACCGCTGCAAGACCGACACCGTCGGCATCATGCTCCCCACCAGCGGGCTCGCCCCGGCCGCCATGCTCGCCGGGTGGATCCTCGGCAAGACCGTCGTGCCCCTCAACTTCCTGCTGCGCCGCGACGAGCTGCAGTATGTCGTCGAGAACTGCGAGACGGACACCATCGTCACCGTGCAGCCCATGCTCGACTATGTCGCCACCGGCGGCGCCATCCCCACGGGCGTGAACTACCTCAAGATCGAAGACCTGAACATGAAGCGGGTGCCCCGCCCGCGCTGGCCCTCCCTGCGCGGCGTGGGCAAGTCCGAAGACGACCCCGCGGTGCTGCTCTACACCAGCGCCACCAGCGGCAGGCCCAAGGGCGTCGTGCTCACCCACAAGAACCTCGGCAGCAATGTCGCCCAGTGCGTCGAGTGGGCCGACTTCGATTCGAGCGACTCGCTCGTGGGCGTTCTGCCCCAGTGCCACTCGTTCGGGCTGACGGTGCTGACGCTGCTGCCGCTGACCGTCGGGTGCAAGGTGATCTACAGCGCGAAGTTCGTCCCGGCGAACATCGTTCGGCTGATCCGCGAGCACCGACCCACGCTGTTCGTCGCGATCCCGACGATGTACGGCGCGCTGCTGAGCGTGAAGCAGGCGAAGTCGGACGACTTCGATTCGATCAAGTTTCTCGTGTCGGGCGGCGAGCCCCTGCCGGAGGCGATAACCTCGCGCTTCGAGGAGCGCTTCGGCAAGCGGATCGCCGAGGGCTACGGGCTGACCGAGACCTCGCCGGTGACCAACTGGTGCCGCCCCCACGAGTACAAGAAGCACTCCGTGGGCAGGCCCATCCCGGGCGTGCGCCAGCGCATCGTCGACATGGACACCGGCCGAGACCTGCCGCCCAACGCCGACGGCGAGGTCCGCATCGCCGGCCCCAACATCTTCGGGGGCTACTGGAAGCTCCCCGACGACACGAGGGCCGCCTTTGACGAACAGGGCTGGTTCCGCACGGGCGACATGGGGCGTCTGGACGACGACGGGCACCTCTACATCACCGGGCGCATCAAGGAGATGCTCATCATCGGGGGGGAGAACGTCTTCCCGCGCGAGATCGAGGAGGCGCTGAACCTCCACCCCTCGGTGGAGATGTCCGGCGTGATCGGCATGCGCGACGACATGCGAGGCGAGGTCCCCGTGGCGTTCGTGAAGCTGCGCGAGGGCATGTCGGCGACGGAGAAGGAGTTGCGCCAGTGGTGCCGCGAGCGGATCGCGAACTACAAGGTCCCTGCGCAGGTCCGGATGATGGACGACCTGCCCAAGGGCCCCACCGGGAAGGTCCTCCGCCGGGCGCTGAAGGACTACCTGGTCGAGCCGAGCTTCCAGGAGCCGTGA
- a CDS encoding SUMF1/EgtB/PvdO family nonheme iron enzyme produces MKIRSCGSVVGVLACASVVVAQGSGGAANNQHLRFTQEHNWTFSTIGDVGNAPAIVPNWLTTPQNPGPTRPVASVDYEYRISTTEVTWGQYFEFVQAYAPVLPTNFRLAIGTPDELVPHLAPPLPSPIQFAGAPGGVARFTLDQSRADQPATSSWHFFARMVNWLHNGAKPASEVTSADFETGVYDTSTFVRVPDGPKGVSYSTDQDSHSPGSRFWIPSMDELIKATYYDPNRHGEDEGGYWLYGHSSDQTPIPGDPALGGETNGGTPNQWPDGQHRPLDVGSYPDVQSPWGLLDTVGGGREWTETWREGELEFRHNLRLLMPSQAFFALSTSELGRYGFASPTSGLFTLRLAAAIPSPGVPALLSIAALGAIRRRR; encoded by the coding sequence GTGAAGATCCGTTCGTGTGGTTCTGTTGTCGGCGTGCTCGCGTGCGCGTCGGTCGTCGTTGCGCAGGGCTCCGGGGGCGCGGCCAACAACCAGCACCTGCGGTTCACGCAGGAGCACAATTGGACCTTCAGCACGATCGGCGATGTCGGCAACGCGCCCGCGATCGTGCCGAACTGGCTCACCACGCCGCAGAACCCCGGGCCCACGCGCCCGGTCGCGAGCGTCGACTACGAGTACCGCATCTCCACCACGGAGGTGACCTGGGGGCAGTACTTCGAGTTCGTGCAGGCCTATGCGCCGGTCCTTCCGACCAACTTCCGGCTCGCCATCGGCACGCCCGATGAGCTCGTGCCGCACCTCGCGCCGCCGCTCCCGAGCCCGATCCAGTTCGCGGGCGCCCCGGGCGGCGTGGCGAGGTTCACGCTGGATCAGTCGCGCGCGGATCAGCCGGCGACCTCGAGCTGGCACTTCTTCGCGCGCATGGTCAACTGGCTGCACAACGGCGCGAAGCCGGCGAGCGAGGTCACCAGCGCCGACTTCGAGACCGGCGTGTACGACACCTCGACCTTCGTGCGCGTGCCGGATGGGCCCAAAGGAGTTTCTTACAGTACCGATCAGGACTCACATTCACCGGGGTCGCGGTTCTGGATCCCGTCGATGGACGAATTGATCAAGGCGACTTATTACGACCCCAACCGCCACGGTGAGGACGAGGGCGGGTACTGGCTCTACGGCCATTCGAGCGACCAGACACCCATCCCCGGCGACCCCGCGCTGGGCGGGGAGACCAACGGGGGCACGCCGAACCAGTGGCCCGACGGACAGCACCGGCCCTTGGATGTCGGGAGCTACCCGGATGTGCAGAGCCCATGGGGTCTGCTCGACACCGTCGGCGGTGGGCGTGAGTGGACGGAGACCTGGCGCGAGGGAGAGCTGGAGTTCCGGCACAATCTCCGTCTGCTGATGCCGTCGCAGGCGTTCTTCGCGCTGAGCACCTCTGAACTCGGCCGCTACGGGTTCGCATCGCCCACCTCGGGCCTATTCACGCTGCGGCTGGCCGCGGCTATCCCATCTCCCGGTGTTCCCGCGCTGCTGAGTATCGCGGCGTTGGGCGCGATACGACGCAGGCGGTGA
- a CDS encoding SDR family oxidoreductase: MSRPVAIVTGGAKRVGAAICRELAGAGCEVVLTYRDSEEEAHALARELNGRAVPLDLDNLDDVERVGVSLPTELSRVDVLVHNASVYGPTPLTSLSAEDALRHYRVNALAPLLLTRALAARLRESALPGGGAVVAMADMHATGRPRKDFAPYSMSKAALIEMVRTLARDLAPRVRVNAIAPGVVAWPDEGYESDRDAQEAYLKRVPLRRAGTPEDAAKAVRWLTLDATYITGETIRLDGGRWLA, from the coding sequence GTGAGCCGCCCGGTCGCGATCGTGACCGGGGGGGCGAAGCGCGTCGGCGCCGCCATCTGCCGGGAACTGGCCGGCGCCGGCTGCGAGGTCGTCCTGACCTACCGCGACAGCGAGGAAGAGGCCCACGCGCTCGCGCGGGAGCTGAACGGGCGCGCCGTCCCCCTCGATCTCGACAACCTCGACGATGTCGAACGCGTGGGCGTGTCGCTTCCCACGGAACTCTCGCGCGTCGATGTGCTGGTGCACAACGCGTCGGTGTATGGGCCGACGCCGCTGACGTCGCTGAGCGCCGAGGACGCGCTGCGACACTACCGCGTGAACGCGCTGGCCCCCCTGCTGCTGACCCGCGCGCTCGCCGCTCGACTGCGCGAATCGGCGCTCCCCGGGGGCGGCGCCGTCGTCGCGATGGCCGACATGCACGCGACGGGGCGCCCTCGCAAAGACTTTGCGCCGTATTCGATGTCGAAGGCGGCGTTGATCGAGATGGTGCGCACGCTGGCGCGCGACCTGGCGCCGCGCGTGCGCGTGAACGCGATCGCACCGGGCGTCGTGGCGTGGCCCGACGAGGGGTACGAGTCGGACCGCGACGCGCAGGAGGCGTACCTGAAGCGAGTGCCCCTGCGGCGCGCCGGGACCCCCGAAGACGCGGCAAAGGCCGTGCGCTGGCTCACGCTCGACGCGACCTACATCACCGGCGAAACCATCCGCCTCGACGGCGGGCGCTGGCTGGCGTGA
- a CDS encoding PDZ domain-containing protein translates to MTHGRNDRSVNGRIGRALGLLAAASLTLGIAQQATAQSSTERVSVDEWSRLVWMNAEAGKSEVVFKLLEALPRNHASTAVTSLRDAVDLRERHIQDREATRVTRMEELRAELAERLDKKEYDKALNSAVELQDLSGDKQAFLRDPQIMDLVARAEDAARRAEASNEWLRAQSLYFRLSLLFENTKRYDVELKRLSQRLTYLRLYAPKTLHEMRDAERVRDGKDKLPPFNAIGEDWKERLKGIDRGMVLRAMMRADQANVDGVGLGEMIIGGLRAVENLATTGALTQTFPSLADMKARESFLSQLSAEARRYDNRANAGQFELRRAISTLLQANSTTVNLPEEAILQAFGDGAMLALDEFSSIIWPFDMNQFMRSTQGSFQGVGIQIQLDEAGNLKVVTPIEGTPAQRAGIKRGDIIRRIDKDSTLGVTLLQAVDRITGPAGTKVTLGVEREGVEDMIEVTLTRAQIPIYTVKGWERNGPSETDWNWFIDDQSGVGYIRLTQFTENTSRDFDNAIRAMQARGLKGLILDMRFNPGGLLSQAVAIANRFVDDGVIVSQHDARGFQTDRQVARRGLATLNRIPVAVLVNEGSASASEIVAGVLQDYAKSGRISAILVGATTYGKGSVQNVYDLADGVAALKLTTQYYKLPGGRLIHRRPGADGWGVAPDIEVKMLPKQVGNALELRQDADIVEFDGRGKPVLSDNRPDPKRLLSEGIDPQLETALLLLKSRILGQTEAQALLDAPIAPRGG, encoded by the coding sequence ATGACCCATGGACGGAATGACCGGAGCGTGAATGGCCGCATCGGCCGCGCGCTGGGATTGCTCGCGGCCGCGTCGCTCACGCTGGGCATCGCCCAGCAGGCGACGGCGCAGTCGTCCACCGAGCGCGTCTCGGTGGACGAGTGGTCGCGCCTGGTGTGGATGAACGCCGAGGCGGGCAAGAGCGAAGTGGTCTTCAAGCTGCTCGAGGCGCTGCCTCGCAACCACGCGAGCACGGCGGTGACCTCGCTTCGCGACGCCGTCGACCTGCGCGAGCGCCACATCCAGGACCGCGAGGCGACCCGCGTGACCCGGATGGAAGAGCTGCGCGCCGAGCTGGCGGAGCGGCTGGACAAGAAGGAATACGACAAGGCGCTGAACAGCGCGGTCGAGCTGCAGGACCTGTCCGGGGACAAGCAGGCGTTCCTGCGCGACCCGCAGATCATGGATCTGGTCGCTCGCGCCGAAGACGCCGCCCGGCGCGCCGAGGCGAGCAACGAGTGGCTGCGTGCGCAGTCGCTGTACTTCCGCCTGTCGCTGCTGTTCGAGAACACGAAGCGTTACGACGTGGAGCTCAAGAGGCTCTCGCAGCGCCTGACCTATCTGCGTCTGTACGCGCCGAAAACGCTGCACGAGATGCGCGACGCCGAGCGCGTGCGCGACGGGAAGGACAAACTCCCCCCGTTCAACGCGATCGGCGAGGACTGGAAGGAGCGCCTGAAGGGCATCGACCGCGGCATGGTGCTGCGCGCGATGATGCGCGCCGACCAGGCCAATGTCGACGGCGTCGGGCTGGGCGAGATGATCATCGGGGGCCTTCGCGCCGTCGAGAATCTCGCGACGACCGGCGCGCTGACCCAGACCTTCCCCTCGCTGGCCGACATGAAGGCGCGCGAGTCGTTCCTCTCGCAGCTGAGCGCCGAGGCGCGCCGCTACGACAACCGGGCCAACGCCGGCCAGTTCGAGCTGCGGCGCGCGATCTCCACGCTGCTCCAGGCCAACTCGACGACCGTGAACCTGCCCGAGGAAGCGATCCTCCAGGCCTTCGGCGACGGCGCGATGCTCGCGCTCGACGAGTTCTCGAGCATCATCTGGCCGTTTGACATGAACCAGTTCATGCGCTCGACGCAGGGCTCGTTCCAGGGCGTCGGCATCCAGATCCAGCTCGACGAAGCCGGCAACCTCAAGGTCGTCACCCCCATCGAGGGCACCCCGGCCCAGCGCGCCGGCATCAAGCGCGGCGACATCATCCGGCGCATCGATAAGGACTCCACGCTGGGCGTGACCCTGCTCCAGGCGGTCGATCGCATCACCGGCCCGGCCGGCACGAAGGTCACCCTGGGCGTCGAGCGCGAGGGCGTCGAGGACATGATCGAGGTCACGCTGACCCGCGCCCAGATCCCCATCTACACCGTCAAGGGCTGGGAGCGCAACGGCCCCTCCGAGACCGACTGGAACTGGTTCATCGACGACCAGTCGGGCGTCGGCTACATCCGGCTCACCCAGTTCACCGAGAACACCTCGCGCGATTTCGACAACGCCATCCGCGCCATGCAGGCGCGCGGGCTCAAGGGCCTCATCCTCGACATGCGGTTCAACCCCGGCGGCCTGCTCTCGCAGGCGGTCGCGATCGCCAACCGCTTCGTCGACGACGGCGTCATCGTCAGCCAGCACGACGCGCGCGGCTTCCAGACCGACCGACAGGTCGCGAGGCGCGGGCTCGCCACGCTCAACCGCATCCCCGTCGCGGTCCTCGTCAACGAGGGCTCGGCCAGCGCCAGCGAGATCGTCGCCGGCGTGCTGCAGGACTACGCCAAGAGCGGGCGCATCTCGGCGATCCTCGTCGGCGCGACCACCTACGGCAAGGGCAGCGTCCAGAACGTGTACGACCTCGCCGACGGCGTCGCGGCGCTCAAACTCACCACGCAGTACTACAAGCTGCCGGGCGGCCGGCTCATCCATCGCCGCCCCGGCGCCGACGGCTGGGGCGTCGCCCCCGATATCGAGGTCAAGATGCTGCCCAAGCAGGTCGGCAACGCCCTCGAGCTGCGACAGGACGCCGACATCGTCGAGTTCGACGGGCGCGGCAAGCCGGTCCTCAGCGACAACCGCCCCGACCCCAAGCGCCTGCTGAGCGAGGGCATCGATCCCCAGCTCGAGACCGCGCTGCTGCTGCTCAAGTCGCGCATCCTC